One part of the Arabidopsis thaliana chromosome 4, partial sequence genome encodes these proteins:
- the NRT1.8 gene encoding NITRATE TRANSPORTER 1.8 (NITRATE TRANSPORTER 1.8 (NRT1.8); FUNCTIONS IN: transporter activity, nitrate transmembrane transporter activity; INVOLVED IN: response to cadmium ion, oligopeptide transport, response to nitrate; LOCATED IN: plasma membrane, membrane; EXPRESSED IN: 9 plant structures; EXPRESSED DURING: LP.04 four leaves visible, 4 anthesis, petal differentiation and expansion stage; CONTAINS InterPro DOMAIN/s: Oligopeptide transporter (InterPro:IPR000109), Major facilitator superfamily, general substrate transporter (InterPro:IPR016196); BEST Arabidopsis thaliana protein match is: nitrate transporter 1.5 (TAIR:AT1G32450.1); Has 7448 Blast hits to 7020 proteins in 1418 species: Archae - 0; Bacteria - 3502; Metazoa - 786; Fungi - 405; Plants - 2210; Viruses - 0; Other Eukaryotes - 545 (source: NCBI BLink).), giving the protein MDQKVRQFEVCTQDGSVDRHGNPAIRANTGKWLTAILILVNQGLATLAFFGVGVNLVLFLTRVMGQDNAEAANNVSKWTGTVYIFSLLGAFLSDSYWGRYKTCAIFQASFVAGLMMLSLSTGALLLEPSGCGVEDSPCKPHSTFKTVLFYLSVYLIALGYGGYQPNIATFGADQFDAEDSVEGHSKIAFFSYFYLALNLGSLFSNTVLGYFEDQGEWPLGFWASAGSAFAGLVLFLIGTPKYRHFTPRESPWSRFCQVLVAATRKAKIDVHHEELNLYDSETQYTGDKKILHTKGFRFLDRAAIVTPDDEAEKVESGSKYDPWRLCSVTQVEEVKCVLRLLPIWLCTILYSVVFTQMASLFVVQGAAMKTNIKNFRIPASSMSSFDILSVAFFIFAYRRFLDPLFARLNKTERNKGLTELQRMGIGLVIAIMAMISAGIVEIHRLKNKEPESATSISSSSTLSIFWQVPQYMLIGASEVFMYVGQLEFFNSQAPTGLKSFASALCMASISLGNYVSSLLVSIVMKISTTDDVHGWIPENLNKGHLERFYFLLAGLTAADFVVYLICAKWYKYIKSEASFSESVTEEEEV; this is encoded by the exons ATGGATCAAAAAGTTAGACAGTTTGAGGTTTGCACTCAAGACGGTAGCGTTGATCGTCACGGCAATCCAGCTATCCGAGCTAATACCGGCAAATGGCTCACTGCTATTCTCATTCTAG TGAATCAAGGACTAGCTACGCTTGCGTTCTTCGGTGTAGGAGTGAATTTGGTTCTGTTTCTGACTCGAGTGATGGGACAAGACAATGCAGAAGCGGCTAATAATGTTAGTAAATGGACAGGAACTGTCTATATCTTCTCTTTGCTTGGTGCTTTCCTCAGTGACTCTTATTGGGGACGTTACAAGACTTGTGCTATCTTTCAAGCAAGTTTCGTTGCA GGGTTGATGATGTTATCTTTATCTACTGGTGCGTTATTGCTTGAACCAAGTGGTTGTGGAGTTGAAGATTCGCCGTGTAAGCCTCATTCGACGTTTAAGACGGTTCTGTTTTATCTGTCGGTGTATCTAATCGCGTTAGGGTATGGTGGTTATCAGCCGAACATAGCTACTTTTGGAGCTGATCAGTTTGATGCGGAGGATTCCGTTGAAGGACACTCGAAAATCGCGTTTTTCAGTTACTTTTACTTGGCTCTGAATCTTGGATCGCTCTTCTCAAATACTGTCTTGGGTTACTTTGAGGATCAAGGGGAATGGCCGCTTGGATTTTGGGCGTCTGCTGGCTCTGCTTTTGCGGGGTTAGTGCTTTTCTTGATTGGCACGCCAAAGTACCGACACTTTACGCCTAGAGAGAGTCCTTGGTCTAGATTCTGCCAAGTGTTGGTTGCTGCAACAAGAAAGGCTAAGATTGATGTGCACCATGAAGAGTTGAATCTCTATGATTCTGAGACTCAATACACTGGAGATAAGAAGATTCTTCATACCAAAGGCTTCAG ATTCTTGGATAGAGCTGCTATTGTTACACCTGATGATGAGGCTGAGAAAGTAGAGAGCGGATCGAAATACGATCCATGGAGGCTCTGCTCGGTGACTCAAGTCGAAGAAGTGAAATGTGTATTAAGACTCTTACCAATCTGGCTCTGCACCATCCTCTACTCTGTGGTTTTCACCCAAATGGCTTCACTGTTCGTTGTGCAAGGAGCAGCGATGAagacaaacatcaaaaacttcCGGATTCCAGCTTCAAGCATGTCTAGTTTCGACATTCTCAGTGtcgccttcttcatcttcgcATACAGGCGGTTTCTTGATCCACTCTTTGCAAGACTTAACAAAACAGAACGCAACAAAGGTCTCACTGAGCTTCAGAGGATGGGGATTGGGCTTGTGATTGCGATAATGGCGATGATTTCCGCAGGAATCGTAGAGATACACAGACTGAAAAATAAGGAACCGGAAAGTGCTACTTCGATCTCAAGCTCCAGCACTTTGAGCATTTTTTGGCAAGTACCTCAGTACATGTTGATAGGTGCATCAGAAGTGTTCATGTACGTTGGTCAACTCGAGTTCTTCAACAGCCAAGCACCAACCGGGCTAAAGAGCTTTGCAAGCGCGCTATGTATGGCTTCAATATCTCTTGGGAACTATGTAAGCAGTTTGTTAGTTTCCATTGTCATGAAGATCTCTACAACAGATGATGTGCATGGCTGGATTCCTGAAAATCTCAACAAAGGACACTTGGAGAGATTCTACTTCCTTTTAGCTGGTCTAACCGCTGCTGATTTCGTGGTTTACTTGATTTGTGCCAAATGGTACAAGTATATTAAATCTGAAGCAAGTTTCTCTGAGTCCGTAACTGAAGAGGAGGAAGTCTGA